In Bythopirellula goksoeyrii, a single window of DNA contains:
- the fliG gene encoding flagellar motor switch protein FliG — MNDLRKAAVLLASLPEEEAVAILSRLDAKQVEAVSIELARLKGVPSEEQDQIILQFAESNPSGSVESGGLDRAKQLVQMALGKNANSTLDNIRQSIEEVPFSFLRHVDSQNILTYVADEHPQTIALILSHLPAQTGAEILAGLPTERQLSVVQRVAAMGQTSPDIIHEVEQGLERRMSSLMGQSFENAGGVGAVAEMLNVSDRSTERTLLENLSQEDPDLVEEIRRLMFVFEDMVKFNDKDMQIVLKNVDNSQWSMALKGASPELKEKVFGNMSQRAGDMLREELEFLGAVKLSAVEAKQQEIVDIIRRLEDSGDLEINKGAEEELLVE, encoded by the coding sequence ATGAATGACCTCCGCAAAGCCGCTGTCTTGCTCGCCTCACTACCGGAAGAGGAGGCTGTAGCCATCTTGTCACGTCTGGATGCCAAGCAAGTAGAAGCAGTCTCGATTGAACTAGCACGACTCAAGGGCGTCCCTTCGGAAGAACAAGACCAAATCATCTTGCAATTTGCAGAGTCAAATCCTTCAGGCTCTGTTGAATCAGGAGGTCTCGACCGAGCCAAGCAACTTGTTCAGATGGCACTGGGTAAGAATGCCAATTCCACTCTGGATAATATCCGACAATCGATCGAAGAGGTTCCTTTCTCTTTTCTGCGCCATGTCGATAGTCAGAATATTTTGACCTACGTAGCGGATGAGCACCCTCAGACGATTGCGCTCATTCTTTCACACTTGCCGGCCCAGACGGGAGCCGAGATACTCGCGGGACTTCCTACCGAGCGTCAGTTGTCCGTCGTGCAACGTGTGGCGGCCATGGGGCAGACCAGCCCCGATATTATCCATGAGGTAGAGCAGGGTCTCGAACGCCGTATGTCGAGCCTCATGGGTCAGAGTTTCGAGAACGCCGGCGGAGTAGGGGCGGTGGCAGAAATGCTCAATGTCTCCGACCGCTCAACAGAAAGAACACTCTTAGAAAATCTCTCTCAGGAAGACCCCGATCTGGTCGAGGAAATTCGCAGATTGATGTTTGTCTTTGAAGATATGGTCAAGTTCAACGACAAAGACATGCAAATCGTGCTCAAGAATGTTGATAATTCCCAGTGGTCAATGGCCTTGAAGGGTGCTAGCCCGGAACTCAAGGAGAAGGTGTTTGGCAATATGTCACAGCGAGCAGGTGACATGCTTCGAGAAGAGCTGGAATTCCTGGGGGCCGTGAAGCTTTCAGCCGTTGAGGCCAAACAACAGGAAATCGTCGATATTATTCGCCGCCTCGAGGATAGTGGCGATCTCGAAATCAATAAGGGTGCCGAAGAGGAATTGCTGGTCGAGTGA
- a CDS encoding 6-pyruvoyl trahydropterin synthase family protein translates to MSESFHVRLSKERFVFSAAHFITFNGDICEPLHGHNYHVTAEVNGPLDENQYVVDFILVRDALQKIVDSLDHRMLLPLEHPTIGVTVEGEEVEVTHGVRRWVFPRQDCVLLPMANTTAELLAKYIATLLLETLPDCTPSRLSVGVDECDGQWGYYETNP, encoded by the coding sequence ATGTCTGAATCCTTTCATGTCCGCCTCAGCAAAGAACGCTTTGTCTTTAGCGCTGCGCACTTTATCACGTTCAATGGCGACATCTGCGAACCCTTGCACGGACACAACTACCACGTGACGGCCGAAGTCAACGGCCCACTCGACGAGAACCAGTATGTCGTTGATTTTATTCTGGTCCGAGACGCCTTGCAGAAGATTGTTGATTCGCTCGACCACCGAATGTTGCTTCCGCTGGAGCATCCGACGATAGGAGTCACTGTCGAAGGAGAGGAAGTCGAAGTAACCCACGGCGTGCGACGTTGGGTCTTCCCTCGGCAGGATTGTGTGTTGTTGCCGATGGCCAATACCACAGCAGAATTGTTAGCGAAGTATATCGCCACCCTCCTGCTCGAAACGCTGCCAGACTGCACACCCTCACGCCTCAGCGTCGGCGTAGACGAATGCGACGGCCAGTGGGGATACTACGAAACTAACCCCTAG